The Gemmatimonas aurantiaca T-27 DNA segment ACCGCGCCACCCCCGGTGGCAGAACAGGTGGGCGTTGTACTCAACGATCGTGGCAGGGCACTGCTCGCTGATCGCGTCGGCCCGATCATCCAGCGCATCGAAGGGCGCCAGGTGAAACGGCAAAACGGTGAAGTGACGGTCGCCGTGTCCCAGGTGGTGGATCTTCGTGGCAACACCACCAAGTGGACCGGCGAAGAAGTCACGATTCCTGAAGACGCGATCATGGGCTATCAGCCGCGCAAGTTCTCGAAACTCAAGACCTTTCTGCTGGTCGGTGCCGTGGTGGCTGGCATCGCCGCGACGATCGCTGGTGCGTTGGACATCTTCGGCACGCCACGATCGGACCTGCCAGGCGATCCGCCATCACAGTCCTGAACTGATATGCATTCGTTCACGGCATCGACTCGCTCGCTTTCTGACGCTCAATCCCGGAGTGCAACCATGCGGTTTCTGCGATTCGCATTGCTCGGTGCAGCCCTCGGCCTGACGGCCGGGTGCAGTGAACCCAGCGATGATCCGACTTCACCCAACATTCCACCGCTGGCGTACGTGCGTTACATCAACGCCGTGCCAGACACGCTGAACACGACGGTTCGCTTCATCGATCAAACGGCGTATTCGCCAATGACGTTCGTCAACGTCCCGTTCCGCGGACTGGGTCAGGGTAACTATCAGCCGACCCAGGCAGGCGCTCGCAAGTTCCGGGTCTTCACCGCAGATGCCACGAACTTCACCACCGCAGGAAATACGCAAATCCTGGTCGATACCACGGTCACGTTCGAACAGGGGAAGTACTACACGCTGCTCCACATGGGGTACGCGCGGGCGGGATCGTCCCCGAAGCAGAGATTGGTGGTGATCACCGATGCGCTGCCCACACCGGGCGCGAACGTTGCACTTCGGACGATCAATGCCGCACTGGGAATGGGTGCGGTGGACGTCTACAAGCTGGCGACAGCGACGACGCCCATCTCCGGGTCTCCGCTCTTTCCCGCACTGGCAAGCGAGGCCGTATCGGCATATCAGGCCTTTACGCCGGGGGCCTTTGCAGCGCAGGTCGCGACGGCTGGCAGCACGACGGCGGTTGCAGCGGCACTCGCCCCCGCGGGTACCGCCGGCTCCAGCACCGCTGATCCCATCGGTGGTGCCACGGTGGCTGGATCGGTGATCACCGCTCTTGCCTTCCCCGCAACTCCGGCCAATTCCGCTGGTACGCGCTTCACGACCCCCGGCGTCGTGTACTTCATCGACAAGCACCCGCCGCGCACGACACCGAACCCGTAACAGCATACGGGTACCGCAACACATGGGGAGTTGGCTGAGGCCGGCTCCCCATTGTTATTTCAGACTGTCGCCCGGATCCAATCCGTGGCACTATTCAATGATCCGAGCGGCTTTCGCCCCCACTGCCGTGACATGGTGCCAATTCATTCGATCCAATCGCGGTTGGTCTGTCTTGCGGCATCCTGCGTGCTTCTGGGTGCCGGTAACGTCGATGCGCAGATCCTGCGCGGCACCGCGCGTACGCAGGGATCCGATCGACCCATCGAAAACGCACGCATTACCGCGCTGCTGACCGATGGGCGCGGTGTGGGCGCGACGACCACCGATGATCGCGGGCGCTTCCATCTCAGGGTGTCGTCCAGCGGAGCGCCTTTTGTCGTGACGGTGACGCGGTTGGGTATGCGGCCCACCACATCCAACAGCATCATGGCCGGAGAGCGGGACACGCTCGATGTCGACTTCAATGTGCATGAAGAGGGCATTGTCACGGATACGATGAAGGTGGTGGCGGCACCACGGCTCAACGAGATCCGACTTCAGGAAGCAAAGCGACGCGGCTGGAAGGTGTTTTCCCCCATCGAGATTGCCGAAACCCGCGAGCGCGTGAACTCCTTCGAGGATCTGCTGCGTTCGACGGGGTATCCGGGGCTGATCATTTCGCCGCGCCGCGACGATTGCATTCGGTCGACCCGGTTGAATCGCTGCATCACGGTCGTGGTGGATGGTGTCCCGCTGTCCGGCACCAATCCCCTGATCAATCCGCGCGACGTGTATTTCATGGCGGTGCTTTCACCAAGTCAGGCGCAACTGCAATTCGGTGAGCGGGCATTTTACGGTGCGCTGGTCGTGTACACCCGCGCCTATGGCGACAAGTACGAACGCGATCGTCACTGAACCCTGGCTGGAAACTGTCTGTGCCCGCGGCGCGGTTCAGGACAGTTGATCGACTACCAGTTGCAGTGACTGCGCGGTGGCGCCCAGTGAGTCCTGGACGACCGCGCGGGCGCGTCCGCCCGCAGTGATGCGTACCGCGGGCGTTGTGAGCCAGGCCTGCAGTGTGCGCTCGAGGAGCGCGCGGTCGCCCGATATGGCGCCTTCCGCAGCCAACAACAGCCCCGCTTCACGGCTCATGGAGTGCGCCGGGCCAAACAGCACCGGCGCACCAAACGCTGCCGGTTCGATCACGGAGTGCAATCCGGCCGAGTGAAAGCCGCCTCCTACGAACGTCATGTCGGCGAGCGCGTACAGGTCACCCAACACCCCGACTCGATCCACGACGATGACATCTGCCGTGGATACATCGACGGTGCCCTCTTCCACCTCACGCAAGGTTGCGCATTGTAGCGCTGCATTGCGGGTCCATGTCAGGATGGGCGTGAGGTGTGAGGTCGTGGGTTCGTGGGGGGCAATGATCAGGCGCGCGGCAGGATGTGCCCGACGCACCGCCTCCCACATCGGCAACAGCACCGCCTCGTCTGCCGGCCAGGTGGAGCCAGCCACCATGGTGGGGCGATCGCTGTGCAGGGCCGTGAGCAATGGTGACGCGCGGTCGACGCGCTGGGCACGTTGCCATACCTGATCGAATCGTGTGTCGCCGGTGATGTGCAGCGTGTCGGTGCGCACACCGAGCTCGATCAGTCGTTCACCATTGGCCTGATCGATCGCGCCAACGGCCGACAGCGCACGATAGGCATCCTGCGTCAGTGCGCGAGCCAGCGTACCACGTCGACCGGATCCGGGGGCCACGGTACCACTGAGCAGCACCACCGGAACCCCACGGGCGGCCGCGCGCTCCACGAGCACCGGCCAGATGTCGAGCTTGGAGAACACCAGCACCGACGGCGTGAGGGCCGTCAGCATACGATCGGCCGCGCTCGCGGTGTCGAAGGCCAGATAGTCGGCGAAGTCGGCACCGATGCTGGTCGCAAACGACGCGGCACTGGGCGAGAACCAGGAGTAGGCGAGCTGCACACCGGGATGCTGTTCGCGCAGGGCGTGGGCCACCGGGCGCGCCTGCAATCCTTCACCCACCGACGGCGCATGCATCCACACGAGCGGTCGACTCGGATCGCGATGCTGTTTCGCCTGACGTTCCCAACGCGCCAGCACGCCGCGGCGAGCGCGGAAGGTACGCAGCAGCTTGTTGGCCTGCGGCGCCGCACTGTCTGCGGTGGAGGCCGATGCGATCAGCGTGGCGAGGGCGCCGGCTCCGGCGTACAACGGGCGCAGCAGCGGATGCACGGAACGCGGTCCTTGTGAACGCGAATGCGCGGCGGCTAGCGCCCGGGGCCCGGAGGAGCGCCGGCGGCCTGCGCGGCGGTGCGCTGCTTGAATCGCACGAGCGCGGTGTCGATGGCCTTCGCAAAGTCCGGGTAGGGCAGGGCACCACGCAGCATGAACTCACCCACCACAAACGACGGCGTGGATTGCACATTCGCCTGACTGGCCTGGCGAATATCGGCCTCCACCAGCGAGCGTATCGCTGGCGATTGACGGCAGGCGTTGAACGCCGTCAGGTCCAGCGATTGCTCGCGCGCGATGCGCGTGAGCAAGGGTGACACATCGTTCATCGTGCGCACGGTGCCCTGTGCAGCAAACAACGCATTGGAGTACGGCCAGAACTTGCCCTGCGCACCCGCACACATGGCGGCTTCCGATTCCGCCCGGGCATGCGGATGAATCCCCTCGAGTGGCAGGTGCAGGTAGGCGAATCGGATCTTGCCCGTCTTGATGTAGTCGCGCTCCAGATTGGCCATCGACGAATCGTGCCAGCTCTTGCAGTAGGGGCACTGATAGTCGGAGATCATCACCACCCACATCGCGCCAGTGCCCATCAAACGTCCCGAGTCGGCGCGCAGGGTCAGTGCGGAATCGGTGCCCGTTGGTGTGAGACCGGTCGACGTGGTGGTTGGGCCAGCAGGGGCGCCGGCGTTGGCATTGGCCGCCGCAGTCTGGGCGGCGGGTGGCGCCTTGCCATCCTCGGTACGGGCCTGATTGCAGGCGCTGGTCACAAAAGACAACGTGCCGGCGAGTAGGGCCAACACGGTCAGGCGGCGGGTCGAGGGCATCCCTGAAGCCTAGCGGATTGGCCCTACTCCCGCACCGGGAGGGGCGTTTCAGGGTGGCCTGGCGTGGGTTCCCGGGATTCACCGTAGATCGATGCCCAATTGCCTGAACTTCTGACACCCGGACGGTGTCAGGGACGTATGGACGATATCTTCCCATGGTGATGAACTCTCTTCGCCGATCATTCGGCGCACTGACCTTGGTCGCGGCCCTGCTGGTGGCGTCGACCGGTCCGTTCGTGGCCACGGTGGCGGCGCAGGCGCCCAACACGGCACTGCCGCAGCCTGTCGGCTACGTCAACGACTTTGCCAGGGTGCTCGCCCCCGAGGCGTCGGGGCAGATCGAATCGCTGGCCCAGCGGGTCCATGCGGCGACGCGCGGTGACATGGTGGTGGTCACCCTGCCGGACCTCGGCGGGCGTCCGGTAGAAGAAGTGGCGCTGCGACTCGGCCGTGAATGGAAGGTCGGCTCCGACGCACAGGTGGGAGATGCCGCCCGCAATGCGGGTGTGATCATCCTGCTGGTGCCCAAGGAGACGTCCACCGATGGCCGCGGGTATTGCCGAGTCGAGACGGGCCAGGGCGCCGAAGGGTTCATCACCGACGCCACGGCGGGTGCGCTGTGTCGGTCGGTGACGCCGCTCTTCCAGGCGCGCGACTATTCGGGTGCGCTGGTGCAGCTCTCGGCGCAGGTGGCCGATCGGTATGCGCGGGCTTTTGGCGTTACGCTGGACGGGTTGCCGGAGCCACAACGGGCCCGTCGACGCACCAACGATGAGGACTCGCCGTTTGCCACCATCGTGCTCATCGTGATCATCGTGATTGTGGTGAGTTCGATGAATGGTCGGCGTCGCGGCTGCGTCGGGTGTATCCCGCTGCCAATCCCGGGTGGCCCCATGATGGGTGGGGGCGGGCATGGTAGCTGGGGCGGCGGTGGGTTTGGTGGCGGCGGTGGTGGTGGGTTCGGCGGGTTCGGTGGTGGTGGTGGCTTCAGCGGAGGTGGCGGTGGCTCGAACTGGTAAGGGGATGACGCTCGACGAGTTGGTGCAGCAGATCCGGCAGGTGCATGGCAATGCCCTGCAGGCTGTCGTGCTGTACGGATCGGCCGCCAGCGGCGAGGAGATCGCCGGACACTCCGACTTCAACGTCATGGTGCTGGCGGAGTCGTTGGCGCTGCCGCAGTTGCGCGCGCTGGGGCAGACCATGCGGGCCTGGCAAGAGGCGGGCAATCCTCCCGTACTCGAACTCACCACGCTCGAGTGGCGGGCGTCGGCCGACATCTTTCCGATGGAGTACGCCGATATCCTCGAGCGGCACCGGGTACTCACGGGTGTGCTGCCACTCGATGGCGTATCCGTGCGTCGCGCCGACCTGCGGCTGCAGGTGGAACAGGAGGCGATGGGCAAGCTGCTGCGCCTTCGCCGAGGGGTGATGGTGGCCGGCACCGACGCCGAACGCCAGCGTGATCTGCTGCGCCAGAGCGTGAGCACGCTGCTGGTGATCTTCCGTGCGGTGCTGCGCCTGGACGGCGAGGTGCCACCGAAGGATGCCCAGCAGGTGATCGATGCCGTGAGCACGCGCTGTGGCTTCGATCCCGAGCCGTATCAGCAGGCCGCTGCATTGCGCCGTGGTGTGGCCTTGGCCACGAAGGATGTCGAAGCGTTGCTCGAAGGCTACGTGGCCGGTATGACGACGCTTGTCCGTTATCTCGATGCGCTCGACGGGCGCTGACTCTATTTTTCCGCACGACCAACCCTGAGGAGCAATCCGATGACGACTTCGTTTCTGCATCTGACCCGTCGACGCGCGCTGCGTACCGTGGCGCGCATGGCCCTGGTGCTGCCGCTGGCGCTGTCCACGGGCGCCTGTGGTTACAACTCCATCCAGAGCTTCGATGAACAGGCCGCACAGGCCAAGCAGAACATCGATGCGCAGTTGCAGCGCCGCGCCGACCTGATCCCGAATCTCGTGAACACCGTGAAGGGGTTTGCGAAGCAGGAAGAGTCCGTGCTCACGCAGGTCACGCAGGCCCGGGCCGGATTGGTGGGTGCGCTGCAGAAGCCGGGCGGATCCGACCCGGCCGAATTGGCAAACGCCAATCAGCAGTTGACGGGCGCACTGGGCCGCCTGAGCATCGCGATCGAGGCGTATCCCGAACTCAAGTCGAACGCGAACTTCCTGCAGTTGCAGGATGAGTTGACCGGCACGGAGAATCGTATTGCCGTATCCCGCACGGACTACAACGGGGCGGTGCGGCAGTACAACGAGTACATCCGCAAGTTCCCGCAGGTGCTGACGGCCAAGGTCACGGGCGCCAAGCCACGCACCTACTTCGAAGTGACCGACGCGGCCTCGCGCGCGGCGCCGACCGTCGACTTCTCCAAGTAGGCACGAGCGGTGTGAAAATGAACGGCCCCCGGTTTGTCGCCGGGGGCCGTTTCCATTACATCCGGTTTTTTTCGTAGAGCAGATTGCGTGGTGCGATCTTCCATTCGTACCATCGTGACACCGGAATGCCGCCATTCACGGCGGGGTCACTGCGCTGACTTTTGATCTTGGCCCGGATTTTCATGCCAATGATGTCATTGCCATCATTGGTGGTGTCGGCATCGAGGCCATTGTAGGTGGCATGCTCTGAGCCCATGGTGAAGAGCAACCGGGCCTGGAACTCCTCCACCTGGTTGGCCATCACGGCGCTGACCGGTTGGCCGGCGGTATTGAGCTTCTCGGCGCGCATCAACTGCTTCTTCGAGATATCCCGCCAATACATGTAGATGTTCAGCTTCTGGATCGACGTGCCTGAGCGCATCAGCAGCAGACTGTCGAGTCCCGAAGGGCGGTTCGCGAGTGTCTTCACGTTCAGGAAGTTCACGCGGAACAATGTCGACGAGCGATTGGACACCGAAGTGAGCAGCAGCAAGCGACGGGTGGATCCAACCTGCAGCTTCACCAGATCGCCACTCACCAGCTCGTAGGTGCCGTTGACCTTCTGGAAGTCGATGCAGGTCGCACCGCACGTGCCGCCTGCCGGGTACGTGGGCAGCGTATCACCATCGTTGTAGATGGGGTACACGGCCGCTTCGTTCGGCAGAAACGGCACACTGAGCACGGAGACTGTGTCGCCGCGCGAGTCCATGGAGGCAAAGACGGGCGTGCTGGTCAGCGCGATCCCGGCTTCCTGAATATCACGCGCCAATGACAGGCCCACAAAACGGGCGTCGCGATCCACGGTCTCGCGTAGCGTCCAGTTGCGACGGGTTTTCCAGCTCTGCATGGAGAACTGCGTCGCACTGGCGATGACCACCATGGCGACGGTCATCGAGATGAGGATTTCGGCGAGTGTGAAGCCGCGGCGGGCAAGCATCCGTGCGCCAGTGCGCGCGCGCGGGATGCGTGATGAGCGAAGGGATTGCATCAGGCCTCTCCGGACAGACCGTTGCCGCGGAACATCAGCGTGGTGAGTGTGACCGGCTGCGAGGAGCGTGGGAAGTCCACCCGCACATCGATGCGAATGAGATTCTGCCGCAATTGCCGCACGGTCAGCGTACGCACGAAGGCGCCATCGGCCGATGTGATGCCCTCACTATTCAACCGCACGGCCGCTTCAGTTTCCAGGAGCCAGGGATCACGCGTGCGGACCTGCTCGACGTAGGCGCGCGCGATGGCGATGGCATTGGTGCGATTCTGCGCGATGGTCTGCAGCGTGATCGTCTGCGAGTTGGCACCAGCGAGCGACAGCAAACCAACGGTCAGCAGTACCACGGCCACGATCATGGAAATGAGCGTGAAGCCGCGACGGGCCCGCAGTCGAGCCATCGGTCCGACTGCGACCGCGGGGCGTCGCCGACGTTCAGTGGACGAGATCGAAGGGCGCATCATTTCCATCCTCCTTCCGGACTCCAGGTCCAGAATCGTGCGTTGCCGGAGGGCGCGACCGAAATGGCCACGACCGCTTTCGGCTCCAGGTCGGCCGTCATATAGACCACACCGGATGAGCCCATCGGTCGCACCAGACCGCGTGAATCGAATTCCACCCGCGAATTGGTGAACGTGACGGCCTGACTGGACGCATCATCGGGGATACCAGGAGCGGCACCACGCCCGAAGGAGATGCCCTTCGGCAGCGGACGTTCGCCGAACCCACGCAACGCCTGCCATTCCGCGGCGGACTGGGTCAGTGTGCCGTCGCCATCGTGATCGAGGTAGCCACCGTACTGTTTCGTGGTGGTGTTGAACGACACACGGACCAACAGGCGCGTCGACAACGAACGGGTACGCGCCACGTCGATGTCCTGGGCCATCTGCATACCGGCAAGCTGCAGCTCCGTACTGCGCGCAATACGGAAGCGCGGCGCCGCGATCGCCATCACGGCACCAACGATGGTGACGACAGCGATCAGTTCGAGGAGCGTGAAGCCCGCGCGGTGGCGGGACGAGTGTGCAGGCATGATTCAGGCCCTCAGTAGAGGGGACGGAAAGCGGTTTGCAAGACAGTGCCCACCGACGGGGTGCCGGGTGGCAATCGTTCAGGGAATCGGAAGTTCACGTCGAAGCTCCACTGGCGGGTGGGAGCGTCGTAGTAGGAGCCACCGCCGCCGGTGTTGTTCCACAAACCCGTCGAGTAGCGGCTCTGGAAGAGCGACACGAGTGAACCGGTATAGCGGAAGACGGAGGCGCCCCATGTTTCGAGGAAACGCGGGAAGTTCTCGAGACCTCCGCCGTAATTCGGCGATCCGCACCCGGCTCGCGCATAGTCACACGTGGTGGCCGAGTGTCCGGCGAGGAGGGCCGCGTTGACGGTACTCCCGCTCGACTGGCGTTTGCGGAAGTCGTACTGCAGTGTGTCGCACCAGCCACTGGTGGCGCCGCCCGTGCCGGTCTTGCACTTGGAACCATCGGCAATGGGGCTCCCGGGCAGCATACCGGGGTTGCCTGCTGGCGGATTCGACAGGAACGTGACGGCATCGCCCATGATGGCGGCGGGTCGCCAGACCTGTGTGTTGTAGTCACCAAGCACATACATCGGGCGATCCGTCACCATGGTGAGGCCACCGGTATCCGACGCGACGCGAGACTTGGGAAGTTGAGCGCCTCCCCGCAGTCGCACGGCCACATAGTCGTTGCCGACGTTGGTATTGGTGTTGTTGATCTCGAAGTAGATGATGCGTGGTGCGCGTGTGGACGGCGCCGAGTCGCTCCAGATGCGCAAGCTGTCCACGTACACATCGATCAGGTCGACCCGCAGGTCTTCACGGCCGTCGTAGAAGGCGTTGGGCTTTGGTTTGAAGATCTTGCGGCACATCGCGGCAGACGGCAGCGTCAGCCCACCGGCGCGCGTCTGGGCCATCAAGGTGCTGCACAGCGTGGTGGGCGTCGCGCTGGCGAGACTGGCGGCATTGATCTGGATGTACCAGTCCGCCTTCCAGGCCATCTTCACCTCCTGCACCATGGGATCGTCGCCGCCTGCTTTGGGCAACACCAGCGTCACCGGCGCGAGATTCTCCGGCAACGGCAGCTTGAGTGGGCGCACGCCATGCGCACTGGTCATCAGGCGCCCGTTGAACTTCTGCTCGGATCGGGTTTTGAATGCCGGACCGGACAGGCTGCGCGAATCGAAGTCCAGCTTCACGGCGGTGCCGGCGTTGTTGTTGATGTTCACGCCGTTCAAGCGGTTGTTGGCGTCCTTGCGATTCCAGAACGCGCTGTCAGGTGTGGTCAGGTTCGACTGGAACGTGACACTGTTCGACGACATGTAGAGGTTGCCGTTGGTGTGCACCCAACCGGCAAAATTCATGACTTGGCCAGGCAGGATCTCGAGGTCTTCTTCGTAGAACACACCAAACTGGAACAACGGGATGGTCTGCGCGTTCACCGACAGCACCGACATCGCGCGATTGCCGGAAGAGTCCTTGGCCGTTACGCGGATATCGATGGGCTGATTGAGCGAGTACAGACCCGCGAACGGTCCCGAGGTGATGGTGCGGGAGATCGGCGCGCCGGTGGTCTGCGTGGTCTGCGTGATGTCATAACCGGGAATCTCCGGTGTCTGGATCGAGGAAATATCCTCACCGTTGATGATCCCATCCTGCATCGCGGCGTCGAGCTGCGACATGATGTCGTCGGCACCGCCCTCCGAGGCATAGCTCACACGAGCGCCGCGATAGTCGGCGGTGGACGTGCGAGAGATCGTGGTCACCGCCGAAAGGCCGGCCAGCACGATCACGGAAAACATCACGAGCACGAGGAGTACCATCTCCAACGCAAATCCGCGGCGTGCACGGACGGCACGGCGCGACGGGGTCAGCGGCGAGAGGGCTTGGCGATTCGACAGACAGGGCATGACAGCGTTCTCCGGTGGTGGCTGCACACCACGAGAACGATTATGGCCGCCCGTTGCAACGCTGATTCTGTCCTGCCACTCGCACGACGAAACAGTGGCCTATCACAATGTCATACTGCTCCGTCACATCCTGCGCATCGGGTGCCGGCATGTGACGTCCGGGCGACTGACCCGGACGGCGAGGCGATCAGGAAGCGATCAGGAAGTGATCAAGAGGCGGTCGGTTGCGGCTGCGGTCTGGGGAACAACGGATCCCCCTTCCTGACCTGCCACGCCGATACGTCGAGTGACTCGAGTTGGTCAAAACGTTGCGCGGAGACCTCGCCTGGCGCACCCAGCATGCGCCACAGTTGCGCGGACTTCTCCGGCATGAACGGCACCAGCAGCACCGTCTGTCGTGCGATGCGACGAATCAACGACGCGAGGATGACTTCGAGCTCGGCACGACGGGATTCATCCTTCGCGACGGTCCACGGCGCCGTGGCGGCCGTGAATTCGTTGGCTCGCGCCGTCAGACGCCCAACGGCGGCCAGCCCCTCGTGCAACTGCCATCCGTTTTCGCCGTGCATGGCGCGGTGGTACTCCGCGATCTCCTCCGCGTCCCCCTGCTCGGCTTCCGGCATCGCCGCCGTGGGCACCACACCGTCGAAATACTTCTCCACCATGGCCATCGCCCGACTCGCGAGATTGCCGAACGCATTGGCGAGATCGGCCGTGTAGCGTTCTTCGAAGCGTTCCCAGGAAAAGTTGCCATCGCCATCGAACGGCACCTCTCGCAGCAACACATAGCGGAAGGCGTCGACGCCGAAGCGATCGATGGCTTCACCCAGGTCGAGCTTCACGCCCGCACTCTTGGAGAAGCGCTCTCCACCGAGTTGCACGAAACCATGGGCCCACACCTGCTTGGGCAGCGGCAATCCTGCCGCCTGCAGCATGGCTGGCCAGATCACCACGTGAAAGCGCGTGATGTCCTTGCCGATGATGTGCAAATCGGCGGGCCAGCGCTGGTCGTATCCCTCGTCGGGAAAGCCGGTGGCCGTGAGATAGTTTGGCAGGGCATCGAACCACACATACGTGCCCTGCGTCTCCCCATTGGACAACACCAGTGGGAACGGCACCGCCCAGTCCAGGCGCGCGCGGGAGGCGGAAATGTCTTCGAGTCCCTGCGCGAGCAGCCCGAGAATCTCGTTGCGCCGGCTCGAGGGCTCGATGAAAGACGGGTTGGATGCGAGCAGATCCTGCAGGAATCCCTGATACTTCGACAGACGGAAGAACCAGTTGCGTTCTTCGACTTCTTCGAGCGTGCGCGTCGGGTGCAGCACACACTTGCCGTCGACGATGTCGGCATCCTGCTTGAACGATTCACACCCCACGCAATACATGCCCGTGTACGACCGCTCGTAGAAGTCATCCGGGTTGCGTTCGGCAATACGGCGGATGAGCGTCTGCACACCGAGCTTGTGATGCGCTTCGGTGGTGCGAATGAACTGATCGTAGGAGATGCCAAGGCGGGACCACATCCCCTGAAAGCGGGCGGCAATGGTGTCGGTGAACGCCTGCGGGGCGACACCCTCCTTGGCGGCGGTCTGCTGGACCTTCTGACCGTGTTCGTCCATGCCGATGAGCAGATGGACGTCATCGCCACAGAGGCGGCGATATCGGGCGATGACATCGGCGCCGATTTTTTCGAGGGCATGGCCAAGGTGCGGGTCACCGTTGGCGTAGTCGATGGCGGTCGTCAGGTAGAAGCGAGACATGCCCCAAACCTAATCGTCGCTATCCTCGCCGTCGTCATCGGCATCATCCGAACCGGCATCGGGACCCTCAACACCATCGGTTTCCGACCGCCGCCGTTCTTCGGCGGCACGCAGACGCCGGCCGCCTCGACGCCCACGGCGACGCTTGCGCTTCGGCCCTTCGGCGGACGCTTCCGGTGCCGTGCCGTCGATGAGGGGCTCGCTCTCGCCATCGGCCATCGCGTCTTCGATCGCGTCTTCGCGAACGGCCTCCCCCGGAGAAGCGGCGGTCTCCCGGAGGTTCGTGGCCACCGGCGCGAGGCTGGGGCTGGGCTCGGACGCTGCCGGCTCGGGAGCACGCGACTCGGGCGGACGGCGATCGGCCACTGCGCGCTGGCTGAAATCCGGCGAGGTGAGCAGGACCGTCTCGAACTCCTGCGTATCCAGCATGGAGGCCGTGGCCGCGTCCAGCATGCCACCGGACAGCGGCGACGGATGCTCCATGGTCGTGGAGAGCGTGGCCGCATCATAGCCATCGACTTCCGCACGCAGTTCCTCGAGCGACAAGATGCGAGAGTCACCTTCGGAGGTGCGTAGCGTCACCCGCTCATGGAAGATGTCGCAGGATATCACCTTCTCCTCGCCGCGTGACGTGACGAGGATCTTGCCTTCCTTGGGGAATTTGCGGCGGCTCAGCACGTAAAACTCGTGCTCATACCGCAGGCAGCACATGAGGCGACCACACGCCCCCGAAATCTGCTGCGGATTGAGCGACAGACGCTGATCCTTGGCGACTCCCAGATTGACCGGCCGCAGATCGGGGAGCCACGACGACGAGCAGTACTCGCGCCCACACCGTCCGACTCCGGACAGCCGCTTGGCTTCATCGCGCACACCGATCTGCTTGAGCTCGATGCGGGTCTTGAACATCGACGCGAGATCGCGCACCAACGCCCGGAAATCCACCCGACGTTCGGCGGTGAAGTAGATCGTCAGCTTCCGACGATCCCACTGCCATTCCGCGTCGGTGAGCTTCATCACGAGGTTGTTGGCCTTCACGCGCTCCATGGCGGCGCGACGGGCCTGCTCGTTTTCGGCGGTCAGCGACCGGTCCAGGATCTCTTCTTCGCGCGACGCCAGGCGCAGGGCGCGACGCGGCGGGGGGGCAGAGCCACAGCCATGCGCACAACCGCGGCAGCGGATGTCGGCCAGCTCACCGGTGGAATGCACACGACCGAAGTCCTCTCCCCGGTCGGCATCGACGATCACCGCCGCCTTGAGCGGTGGGGGCGTCTCGCCGTCCCAGGAGA contains these protein-coding regions:
- a CDS encoding PilW family protein; its protein translation is MQSLRSSRIPRARTGARMLARRGFTLAEILISMTVAMVVIASATQFSMQSWKTRRNWTLRETVDRDARFVGLSLARDIQEAGIALTSTPVFASMDSRGDTVSVLSVPFLPNEAAVYPIYNDGDTLPTYPAGGTCGATCIDFQKVNGTYELVSGDLVKLQVGSTRRLLLLTSVSNRSSTLFRVNFLNVKTLANRPSGLDSLLLMRSGTSIQKLNIYMYWRDISKKQLMRAEKLNTAGQPVSAVMANQVEEFQARLLFTMGSEHATYNGLDADTTNDGNDIIGMKIRAKIKSQRSDPAVNGGIPVSRWYEWKIAPRNLLYEKNRM
- a CDS encoding type IV pilus modification PilV family protein — protein: MARLRARRGFTLISMIVAVVLLTVGLLSLAGANSQTITLQTIAQNRTNAIAIARAYVEQVRTRDPWLLETEAAVRLNSEGITSADGAFVRTLTVRQLRQNLIRIDVRVDFPRSSQPVTLTTLMFRGNGLSGEA
- a CDS encoding pilus assembly FimT family protein, with the protein product MPAHSSRHRAGFTLLELIAVVTIVGAVMAIAAPRFRIARSTELQLAGMQMAQDIDVARTRSLSTRLLVRVSFNTTTKQYGGYLDHDGDGTLTQSAAEWQALRGFGERPLPKGISFGRGAAPGIPDDASSQAVTFTNSRVEFDSRGLVRPMGSSGVVYMTADLEPKAVVAISVAPSGNARFWTWSPEGGWK
- the metG gene encoding methionine--tRNA ligase; translated protein: MSRFYLTTAIDYANGDPHLGHALEKIGADVIARYRRLCGDDVHLLIGMDEHGQKVQQTAAKEGVAPQAFTDTIAARFQGMWSRLGISYDQFIRTTEAHHKLGVQTLIRRIAERNPDDFYERSYTGMYCVGCESFKQDADIVDGKCVLHPTRTLEEVEERNWFFRLSKYQGFLQDLLASNPSFIEPSSRRNEILGLLAQGLEDISASRARLDWAVPFPLVLSNGETQGTYVWFDALPNYLTATGFPDEGYDQRWPADLHIIGKDITRFHVVIWPAMLQAAGLPLPKQVWAHGFVQLGGERFSKSAGVKLDLGEAIDRFGVDAFRYVLLREVPFDGDGNFSWERFEERYTADLANAFGNLASRAMAMVEKYFDGVVPTAAMPEAEQGDAEEIAEYHRAMHGENGWQLHEGLAAVGRLTARANEFTAATAPWTVAKDESRRAELEVILASLIRRIARQTVLLVPFMPEKSAQLWRMLGAPGEVSAQRFDQLESLDVSAWQVRKGDPLFPRPQPQPTAS
- a CDS encoding PSP1 domain-containing protein, coding for MAHLIEVAFRGNRKEFFSWDGETPPPLKAAVIVDADRGEDFGRVHSTGELADIRCRGCAHGCGSAPPPRRALRLASREEEILDRSLTAENEQARRAAMERVKANNLVMKLTDAEWQWDRRKLTIYFTAERRVDFRALVRDLASMFKTRIELKQIGVRDEAKRLSGVGRCGREYCSSSWLPDLRPVNLGVAKDQRLSLNPQQISGACGRLMCCLRYEHEFYVLSRRKFPKEGKILVTSRGEEKVISCDIFHERVTLRTSEGDSRILSLEELRAEVDGYDAATLSTTMEHPSPLSGGMLDAATASMLDTQEFETVLLTSPDFSQRAVADRRPPESRAPEPAASEPSPSLAPVATNLRETAASPGEAVREDAIEDAMADGESEPLIDGTAPEASAEGPKRKRRRGRRGGRRLRAAEERRRSETDGVEGPDAGSDDADDDGEDSDD